The following proteins are encoded in a genomic region of Brachypodium distachyon strain Bd21 chromosome 1, Brachypodium_distachyon_v3.0, whole genome shotgun sequence:
- the LOC106865862 gene encoding uncharacterized protein LOC106865862 — protein sequence MAKIIKMAASILAVMLLLLTARAPSTARQYAAQGAQLLVFSTRYFILTAAVLTQTAFGFSLVRSAASAPTLASRRLHTVAAVACFVNLACKLYMVLLVSRGCGGESCSMHAPKED from the exons ATG GCCAAgatcatcaagatggcggcgTCCATCCTCGccgtgatgctgctgctgcttacGGCGAGGGCTCCCTCCACGGCGCGCCAGTACGCTGCCCAGGGCGCCCAGCTACTCGTCTTCTCCACCCGCTACTTCATCCTGACGGCCGCCGTGCTCACGCAGACCGCATTCGGCTTTTCTCTGGTGAGGAGCGCTGCTTCGGCGCCGACGCTGGCTTCCCGGCGCCTGcacacggtggcggcggtcgccTGCTTCGTGAACCTCGCCTGCAAGCTGTACATGGTCCTGCTG GTGTCCCGCGGATGTGGAGGAGAATCCTGCTCCATGCATGCGCCCAAGGAAGATTGA
- the LOC100828062 gene encoding uncharacterized protein LOC100828062, translating to MRKGADTRLLFPTTPDISPTPRSASLFSFSRQTVFAICLYLLLFSALLSRFSVHPSRLLPLAVASHFPHTHSPPSSTPLLAAHSLPCCPPLEASKQADRSLCLSSFCRRSLAGASFLLCVRRSLESSAMEKERKQGFFSALKDEVVRGLSPARSRGKTPARSSSPARMLIPRRRKAPPPSEKQMRQEQQQQQYIPEQLIPRSGSLRPGGEALEPLIEGPDADRLAAGDFVGEDSGRRGEGFGQWVRGHLTRTPSMASAGPGGSSGSFRHSDLRLLLGVMGAPLAPISSNLADPLPLLSIKGTPIESSSAQYILQQYMAASGGHRLLQSVRNAYAMGKVRMVASEFETATRVVKNRGPSGRGAAAIEQGGFVLWTMAPGMWYVELAVGGSKVHAGCNGRLVWRHTPWLGAHAAKGPVRPLRRVLQGLDPLTTAGLFAEARCVGEKKVNGEDCFILKLSADPQTLKLRSEGPAEIIRHVLFGYFSQRTGLIVHIEDSHLTRIQPHSGGDAVYWETTISSSLEDYRAVEGIVIAHAGRSAVTLFRFGEAAMSHTKTRMEEAWSIEEVAFNVPGLSPDCFIPPADIRSGSVGEACELPPTHGGGDRAANKGGAVHPARVAAVERSSHGHNGAVGVNVGAAAGGRGEKIVWRVQV from the exons ATGAGAAAGGGCGCAGACACGCGTTTGCTGTTTCCTACTACTCCCGACATATCCCCCACACCTCGCTCGGCCagcctcttttccttttcacGTCAAACGGTTTTCGCCATCTGCCTTTATCTTTTGCTCTTTTCCGCCCTTCTTTCCCGTTTCTCAGTTCACCCCAGTCGCCTTCTACCTCTCGCAGTCGCTTCACATTTTCCCCACACACACTCTCCCCCTTCTTCTACTCCACTCCTCGCCGCACACTCCCTTCCATGCTGCCCTCCCCttgaagcaagcaagcaagcagacAGATCTCTTTGTTTGTCCTCCTTCTGTCGCCGCTCGTTGGCTGGGGCTAGCTTCTTGCTTTGCGTGAGGCGGAGCTTAGAGAGCTCTgcgatggagaaggagaggaagcagGGGTTCTTCTCCGCGCTCAAGGACGAGGTggtgcgggggctgtcgccggcGAGGTCCCGCGGGAAGACCCCGGCGaggagctcgtcgccggcgagaaTGCTgatcccgcgccgccgcaaggcgccgccgccttcggaGAAGCAGATGCGGcaggaacagcagcagcagcagtacatCCCGGAGCAGCTCATCCCGCGCTCCGGCAGCCTTCGgcccggcggcgaggcgctcGAGCCGCTCATCGAGGGCCCCGACGCcgaccgcctcgccgccggcgacttCGTCGGCGAGGACTCCGGCCGGAGGGGGGAGGGGTTCGGGCAGTGGGTCCGCGGCCACCTGACGCGCACGCCGTCCATGGCGTCCGCCGGCCCCGGCGGGTCAAGCGGCTCGTTCCGGCACTCAGACCTCCGCCTTCTCCTTGGCGTCATGGGCGCGCCGCTCGCGCCCATCTCCTCCAACCTCGCCGACCcgttgcctctcctctccatcAAGGGGACCCCCATT GAGTCGTCGTCGGCGCAGTACATCCTGCAGCAGTACATGGCGGCGTCGGGCGGGCACAGGCTGCTGCAGTCAGTGCGGAACGCGTACGCCATGGGCAAGGTGCGGATGGTGGCGTCCGAGTTCGAGACGGCGACGCGCGTCGTCAAGAACCGCGGGCCgagcggccgcggcgccgccgccatcgagcAAGGCGGCTTCGTGCTCTGGACCATGGCCCCCGGCATGTGGTACGTCGAGCTCGCCGTCGGCGGCAGCAAGGTCCACGCCGGCTGCAACGGCCGCCTCGTCTGGCGCCACACCCCCTGGCTcggcgcccacgccgccaAGGGCCCCGTCCGCCCCCTCCGCCGCGTCCTCCAG GGTCTTGATCCGCTGACGACGGCGGGGCTGTTCGCGGAGGCGAGGTGcgtgggggagaagaaggtgaaCGGCGAGGACTGCTTCATCCTGAAGCTATCGGCCGACCCACAGACTCTGAAGCTGCGCAGCGAGGGGCCGGCGGAGATCATCCGGCACGTGCTGTTCGGCTACTTCAGCCAGCGGACGGGGCTGATCGTGCACATCGAGGACTCGCACCTGACCCGTATCCAGCCGCACTCGGGCGGCGACGCCGTCTACTGGGAGACCACCATCAGCTCCTCCCTGGAGGACTACCGGGCCGTGGAGGGCATCGTGATCGCGCACGCCGGGCGCTCCGCCGTCACGCTCTTCCGGTTCGGTGAGGCCGCCATGAGCCACACCAAGACAAGGATGGAGGAAGCATGGAGCATCGAGGAGGTGGCCTTCAACGTCCCCGGCCTGTCCCCAGACTGCTTCATCCCGCCCGCCGACATCCGGTCGGGATCCGTCGGCGAGGCCTGCGAGCTCCCTCCGAcacacggcggcggcgaccgcgcGGCAAACAAGGGCGGCGCCGTGCACCCGGCTCgtgtcgccgccgtcgagcgcTCCTCCCACGGCCACAATGGTGCTGTCGGCGTCaacgtcggcgccgccgcgggaggTCGCGGCGAGAAGATCGTGTGGAGAGTACAAGTGTAG